From the genome of Oryza glaberrima chromosome 1, OglaRS2, whole genome shotgun sequence:
TTACTTGGAGAGAAACTGATTAGGATGCGTAACCTAACCAGCATTACTCCGAAAACTGATCAAAGATTCATACAGTATGTATACAGAAAAGCGGCAGTATGCATGTAACAAGtggtaattaaattaattacctCCTCGAAACTCTTCCTGAAAGGCGCGAAGCTGAAATGGTCGGCGGCATGCTTCAAATGCTGcatctcgacggcggcggcgacggcgtacCCGGCCGTCGAGTAGGACGTCGCCGACACCTCGTGGTCCCTCGTCGACGAgcagctgccgctgccgctgtcccTCCTGCGCTGCTGATCCtgctgcaccgccgccgtcgtcacggcggatgcggtggcggcggcgccgccgccgcggtcggaGGACCAGCTGCACTGCCGAGGCTGCGTCTGGTAGAAGATCTTGCAGACGACGAGctccccttccttctcctcctcgaggTCGCCGAGGTGGTACTGGTGCATCACCCAGTTGGTCTTCTCCGGCTTGCGGTGCTTGCCGAAGTTGGTGTAGAGGACCAGTATCTTCTTGCACCCCTTCTGCCGGCCGCTCACCATCACCGGCCGGGTCTTGCCGGTCTTGTGCCACCTCGTCTCCCCCTTCTGCACGTCGCACTCCGTCTGGATCTTCCGCCGCTTCCTCGTCCCCGTCGTATACGCCTTCGACGGCCGGTGGAAGAAGTGCTTGCTCAGGCCGTCCCTTGTCACACCtgctccatcgatcgatcagcacaAACAGAATAATTAGCAGGATCAAGATAGTATAGAGAGTTTTGTGAGATCCAAGAGTATAGTGTGGAGTGGGTGGCCTATGCTTCTTGACAGATGCAACAAACCTCTCtgaaaaagaggaagagaggaaagaaaCCTATTTGGAAACTTCAGAAGCATCTTACCATCATGACAGAGAGGAGAGAGTGGGAGATGAGACTAGGCACAACTTTCCATAAACAATAATTCTCTTTGCATATACCGGCCAAGAGCACATGTAGAGAAACACTAGTAATAAGAATAGAGAGGGGGGAGAGCACATCAAGAACAACAAGGGAATATATGCCATATCCCAAAATCCAAAACCACGACCCATAATTCATGGCGAAACAATCCCAACATACAATATATATCACTCCATGGAAAGCAAAAAAAACCCGATAAAGTTTTGCAAAAAGCCAGGAATATATCTGTATCAAAACTATGCGGGGGGTGCAATGTTTTGAGCTATAGCTACCTTAGCTCTCTCACTCTCACCTGGAAGTTTCTCAGGGTGGGTGTAGCATATGCCGTCCTCCCCTTCTATCGTGGGTATGAACTCATCGATGAGAGGATGAGATCTTGAGCCTTCTTCCCTCACTTTGGCCTCGAGGTGCTCGATCAACTCCTGGTCCGTCGGATCGAACTTGACTCCTGCCGGTAGCCCCACCCAATCCTTCTTGCAGTTACACCAATTAATTCCATAAGAACAAGTTTTGCACCAGGCAGCAAGAAGCCCAAGAACCCTCGCTACCGATCGAGGTGCAAGTGTGCAATTACTGAAAAGAGCTAGGCAAAACGAAGTTGATCACTTCACTCTTCACATACCGGTTTGCAGTCGAGCTTGTTGCCGCAGCTGGGGCAGTGCTTGGCCGTGGAGATCCGGCGTTCCTCGAGCTTGGCGTCGATGAGCTCCGAGCTGCTGATGTGCCCCCTATTCATGCCTGATTCATATGCGTCCGGCAGAGACCGTGCACATGCATGTGTAAGCCTCCTTCTTGTTGCTAGCTGTGAATAGAGCTGCAAGGGATCAAACAAACATACAGTTAATTAATACACACACAATTCAAGGAGAAGACAAGATCATCGAAATCGAATAACAGAAGCTATGCAGGAAGAAGAGGCCGGAAGCAAACCAAAGAGGACAAGTagtagaggaggagg
Proteins encoded in this window:
- the LOC127760122 gene encoding NAC domain-containing protein 75-like isoform X2, whose product is MYTSPTLLALSFALLLLILLLYYLSSLLYSQLATRRRLTHACARSLPDAYESGMNRGHISSSELIDAKLEERRISTAKHCPSCGNKLDCKPDWVGLPAGVKFDPTDQELIEHLEAKVREEGSRSHPLIDEFIPTIEGEDGICYTHPEKLPGVTRDGLSKHFFHRPSKAYTTGTRKRRKIQTECDVQKGETRWHKTGKTRPVMVSGRQKGCKKILVLYTNFGKHRKPEKTNWVMHQYHLGDLEEEKEGELVVCKIFYQTQPRQCSWSSDRGGGAAATASAVTTAAVQQDQQRRRDSGSGSCSSTRDHEVSATSYSTAGYAVAAAVEMQHLKHAADHFSFAPFRKSFEEVGISGDQVHSNQLGRSEQQHAGQEQQPHRPLLATTTAVPATAFLISRPTNPVSNIVPPAMQHASVVLDHDQFHVPAILLHHDKFQQQQQQKLDRRSAGLEELIMGCTSSSTKGEASIPHSQETEWPYQPYWTPDNQDHHG
- the LOC127760122 gene encoding NAC domain-containing protein 75-like isoform X3 — encoded protein: MYTSPTLLALSFALLLLILLLYYLSSLLYSQLATRRRLTHACARSLPDAYESGMNRGHISSSELIDAKLEERRISTAKHCPSCGNKLDCKPKDWVGLPAGVKFDPTDQELIEHLEAKVREEGSRSHPLIDEFIPTIEGEDGICYTHPEKLPGVTRDGLSKHFFHRPSKAYTTGTRKRRKIQTECDVQKGETRWHKTGKTRPVMVSGRQKGCKKILVLYTNFGKHRKPEKTNWVMHQYHLGDLEEEKEGELVVCKIFYQTQPRQCSWSSDRGGGAAATASAVTTAAVQQDQQRRRDSGSGSCSSTRDHEVSATSYSTAGYAVAAAVEMQHLKHAADHFSFAPFRKSFEEVGISGDQVHSNQLGRSEQQHAGQEQQPHRPLLATTTAVPATAFLISRPTNPVSNIVPPAMQHASVVLDHDQFHVPAILLHHDKFQQQQQKLDRRSAGLEELIMGCTSSSTKGEASIPHSQETEWPYQPYWTPDNQDHHG
- the LOC127760122 gene encoding NAC domain-containing protein 75-like isoform X1; the encoded protein is MYTSPTLLALSFALLLLILLLYYLSSLLYSQLATRRRLTHACARSLPDAYESGMNRGHISSSELIDAKLEERRISTAKHCPSCGNKLDCKPKDWVGLPAGVKFDPTDQELIEHLEAKVREEGSRSHPLIDEFIPTIEGEDGICYTHPEKLPGVTRDGLSKHFFHRPSKAYTTGTRKRRKIQTECDVQKGETRWHKTGKTRPVMVSGRQKGCKKILVLYTNFGKHRKPEKTNWVMHQYHLGDLEEEKEGELVVCKIFYQTQPRQCSWSSDRGGGAAATASAVTTAAVQQDQQRRRDSGSGSCSSTRDHEVSATSYSTAGYAVAAAVEMQHLKHAADHFSFAPFRKSFEEVGISGDQVHSNQLGRSEQQHAGQEQQPHRPLLATTTAVPATAFLISRPTNPVSNIVPPAMQHASVVLDHDQFHVPAILLHHDKFQQQQQQKLDRRSAGLEELIMGCTSSSTKGEASIPHSQETEWPYQPYWTPDNQDHHG
- the LOC127760122 gene encoding NAC domain-containing protein 75-like isoform X4 is translated as MYTSPTLLALSFALLLLILLLYYLSSLLYSQLATRRRLTHACARSLPDAYESGMNRGHISSSELIDAKLEERRISTAKHCPSCGNKLDCKPDWVGLPAGVKFDPTDQELIEHLEAKVREEGSRSHPLIDEFIPTIEGEDGICYTHPEKLPGVTRDGLSKHFFHRPSKAYTTGTRKRRKIQTECDVQKGETRWHKTGKTRPVMVSGRQKGCKKILVLYTNFGKHRKPEKTNWVMHQYHLGDLEEEKEGELVVCKIFYQTQPRQCSWSSDRGGGAAATASAVTTAAVQQDQQRRRDSGSGSCSSTRDHEVSATSYSTAGYAVAAAVEMQHLKHAADHFSFAPFRKSFEEVGISGDQVHSNQLGRSEQQHAGQEQQPHRPLLATTTAVPATAFLISRPTNPVSNIVPPAMQHASVVLDHDQFHVPAILLHHDKFQQQQQKLDRRSAGLEELIMGCTSSSTKGEASIPHSQETEWPYQPYWTPDNQDHHG